Part of the Niallia alba genome is shown below.
GGTGTCGAAAAAGAAAAATGGCTTAAAGCGTGTCACGAAATGGTAGAAGCGTTAAATACATTTAAAAAAGAACCAGAGCAAATTACAAAATGATGAAAAGAAAATTTTAAGTAGGAAAGTTTGTCGGAATTAGAATTCTAGACTAACTTGATGCAACCATGTTGGTTGGAGCGGATAGGTAAGGCTCCTAAGGGAGATTCGAGAAAGACCGAGACCCTGCAGGAGCGAACCCCTGTAGTGGAAATCAACAAAAAAGACCATAGGTAAAAACCTCAAATTTCAAGGAGTTTGTCTACAGTCTGAGAAGCTCTCCATTAGGAGAGCTTCTTTTTCATACCCGTAATTATAAAGAATATTACGTAAAAGGAATGTTTAATATGGAGGGACAAGGGTATAAACAAAATAAATAAAAGTTAAAAAGTTTTCTGATTGATGACATCTAAGTTCAGTACTTGAATAGATAAATGTTTCATCCCCGATTTGGGAAGTGAACTTCCCGTGGATGGATGATATGGTAAATATTTTTCAGTAAGTGAAATATTCACCAAGGAAAATAAAGCTACCTAGAGAAAATTTTGCATGTTTAATGTATAGAACTTACCATATGAAAGATACTATGTTTAAATATGGTGAACATTTCATGTATAGTGAGAATGCATTCACCAATTTAAAAAATCATCTGATGAAAGTGAGGCAACACGGAATGAAAGCAACTGGAATTGTGCGTCGAATCGATGATTTGGGTCGTGTCGTTATCCCAAAAGAAATCAGAAGAACATTACGAATTCGTGAAGGTGATCCATTAGAGATTTTTGTTGATCGAGATGGAGAAGTGATTTTAAAGAAATATTCACCGATTAGTGAATTAAGTGATTTTGCAAAAGAGTATGCCGAAGCTCTCTATGATAGTTTAGGAAATGCGGTGCTAATTTGTGACAGAGATTCTTACATTGCGGTTTCGGGTGGATCGAAGAAAGATTATCTGAATAAAAATATTAGTAGTGTAGTGGAAAAGGCAATGGAAGATAGAAGTTCAATTCTTATGAATCAACAAGACCAAGTAGCATTAGTAGATGGTAATACTGAAACAATTTCAGCTTATACAATTGGTCCTATCATTGCAAATGGTGATCCAATTGGAGCAGTTGTCATTTTCGCAAAAGAAGACTCACTTGGTGATGTAGAGAAAAAGGCTGTAGAGACTGCAGCAGGATTTTTAGCTCGCCAAATGGAATCATAATGATTGCATAACGTTTTTTACTAATCTTTATATGCCTTAAACTGTCGACAAACTCGGAAAGGAGTTGTCGACTTTTTTGTTTTTAGGAAGTATCTTAACAAATAAGATTGTTCTATTAAAACTATAACAAATTTGTTCTATTAAAACTATAACAAATTTGTTATAATAAGTGTATAACAGTTTAAGGTGGATGATGATGTATATTCAAATAAACCCTGAATTAGAAATGCCGATTTATGAACAGCTTACGATGCAAATTATGATAGGGATAATAAGAAAGGAATTACAGGACGGAGATATGCTACCTTCTGTTCGTTCGTTGGCAGCTGATTTGGGTGTCAATATGCATACTGTAAATAAAAGTTACCATCAATTAGAAAAAAAGGGACTAATTCAAATTATTCCTAAATCAGGTGCAGTTATACGGACAATTAGTAGGAGAGTGACAGCAGAAGAACAGAACAGAGTCTCTGATAGTTTAAAACCGGCAATTGTGGAAGCCATCGTACTAGGAATGAAGGAGGAAGAAATAACAAGATTAATGAAATCGATTATTCAAAAAATGAAGGAGGCATAAAAAATGGAAGCTATTATTTTTATTATTATGTTGTTAATAACGGTCTTATTTGAAGCAGCCATCCCCTTTCTGATAAGAAAGACAGTCGTATTTGGCGTTTCAGTTCCAAGTACACAAATAAAGCATCCTCAAATTTCTACCTATAAAAAACGATATTCACTTTTTGTCATTATCCCCTCCATTCTTAGTATTGTTGCTTATTGCATTTGGCAAGCTGCTAATAATATCCAAGCAGATCAAGTAGCCATTATCGGAACGTCACTATTGTTCGGTATGTTATTTTGGAGCTTAAGCCTTTATTTTTATTTTCATGGGAAAATGCTTTGGTTAAAGCGTGATAATAAGTGGGAGGAGCAGCTAAAGGAAGTCAATGTAACAGAACTGGGAGTTAGGCAAAAGGATGAGATGCTTCCTTGGTATGTATTTATTATTCCAATGATCATTACAGTAGGATTCCTTCTTTTTACTATAACGCAGTATCACATATTGCCAGCGGAAATACCTGTTCACTGGGGACCGGATGGGAAACCAGATCGATTTACAACAAAGACACCCCTATCTGCTGTGACTTTGCTGCTTGTTTTACTAACGATGCAGATTATGTTTCTAGGAATTAATATTGCCACAAAAAAATCAGGGATAAAAATGATTGCTAACAATAAACAAGCATCCAAGCATAGACAGCTAAAGTATCGTAAATATTCAAGCTGGTTCAGTTTTCTTACTTCTATTGCCGTAACTGTGCTTTTTATCCTTTTACAATTAACAACTTTATACAATAATATCTTCAGTGATTACTTGCTTTTCCTTATTCCTATTCTCATTACCGTATTGATATTAATTGGGACAATTCTATTTACGATAAAGGTAGAAAGACTAAATCGTGGGTTGGATGGAAAGGAACACCCCACACAAGAAATCTCTTCTTTTGATACGGATAGCTACTGGAAGGGAGGCTTATTTTACTTTAATAAAAATGATCCTTCTATTTTTGTTGAAAAGCGTTTTGGAATTGGATGGACGCTAAACTTTGCTAATCCTATTGGGTATGTTATCATCTTTCTTCCGTTGCTTATTATTTTATTATTAAGCTTTATGTAATTAGTTTTGCTTCTTTTTGTAGAGGTAAAGATACTTTCCAGGCAACAGGGCTGCTCATGGAAAGTATCTTTACCTCTATTGTGTTAATATATGTAATAAATGGATTTGTATGTAAGAACACATCTTCCATCTAACTATGCTATAATACAAGCGAAAGTAATTATGGAAGGAGCTAGACATGTGAAGACTTCGCAATCAAATGTCTGGTTTAAAGGCGCTTTTATTTTAATGATCGCTGCCTTAATAACTAAAGTATTGAGTGCTGTATATCGTATACCATTTCAAAATATTGTTGGTGATACAGGCTTCTATATCTATCAGCAGGTTTATCCTTTTTATGGGGTAATTATTGCTTTATCTACATATGGTTTTCCAGTTGTGCTGTCAAAATTGTATATGGAAATGAAAGTAGAGGGGAATCAATCGGGTATAAATAGACTTGTGAGTTCCTCTTTTTTCTTATTTGTTCCAATCGGGGTTGTTGCTTTTCTTGTCTTGTTTTTAAATGCAGGTAGGCTAGCCTCTTTGATGGGTGATCCTTATTTGGCATCTTTGTTAAAGGTTATTTCTTTTGCATTTCTTTTTTCTCCTTTCATTGCTATATTGAGAGGTGTTTTTCAAGGAGAAGGAAATATGATTCCGACCGCAGTGTCCCAGGTAAGTGAACAACTAATGAGAGTGGGGATTATCTTATTTGTGGCTGTCTTTTTTTCCTATCAAGGATATTCCTTATATGCAATTGGTTCTGGCGCCATGTTTGGTTCTGTAATAGGTGGGTTGCTTTCTCTAATAGTCTTAATCCATTTTTATAGAAAATCTTCTTTATCCTTCTCTCTTTTTCGGTTTTCTCTTCTTTTTGAAAAGGAGAATCGTGTACTATGTAAAAGAATAATATACGAAGGCATTACTATTTCCATTAGTAGTATGTTATTGGTGTTATTGCAACTCGCTGATTCTTTGAATTTATATTCTTTATTAATCGAAACTGGCATGGCTGATGAAAGTGCTAAAGTAATGAAAGGGGTTTATGACAGGGGGCAGCCGCTTATTCAAATTGGAAGTATTATTTCCACTTCTATGGCTTTAACCATTGTTCCCCTAATTACGAAGGATCGTCAAAAGACAAGTAAGAAAGATCTGATGGGGAATATTCATTTTTCTCTCTTAGTCAGTTATTTTATTGGTCTTGGGGCAACGATTGGCTTAATTGGCATCATAAATGAAACAAACAGTATGCTATTTAAAAATGATGCTGGTTCAGATGTTCTTACTATTTTATTTTTTGTCATTTTTCTTAATGCCATTATTGCTACAGTAATGGCCATTCTTCAGGGATTAGGCCATTCTTTATATCCAGCAATTTTGATCATATTAGGATTTGTTGGAAAATATGTGCTTAACATCGTACTTGTTTCCTCCTATGGAATTTACGGGGCAGCTTATGCATCTCTTATTGTATTATTTATGATTTTGCTTTTAATGATGGTAAAATTGAGAAGAATAGCCAAAGAGCCGCTTATGGACATAAAGCAGATACTGATTATCAGCGGAGCAAGTCTTGTTATGTTCTTTGTCCTTAAAGGATATATACCATTTTCCTCTCTGCTGCTTAAATATATAGAGCATGAACGTATAAAAAGTGCTATCCAAGCATTATCTGGTGTCATAATAGGTGGAATAATATATGTGGTTATTGTGTTGCGAGGTAATGTTTTTAAAGAAAAGGAATTATCCCTATTACCGTTAGGAAGTAAACTAAAATGGTTTTTACCGAAAAAAAGGAAGGGAACTAAATGAAGCAAATAAAGGTTATTGGATTAGGTGCAGGGGATATAAATCAGCTGCCATTAGGTGTCTATCGCAGTCTAATCGATGAGAATAAAGCTGTTTATGTACGGACGAATGATCATCCCGTCATATCAACTCTTGAAGAAGAAGGAGTTATTTTTCATTCTTTTGATTCTATTTATGAGAAGCATGAACAATTTGAAGCGGTATATAAGGAAATCGTTGAAGTTCTATTAGAGAAAGCAAAGGAAACAGACATTGTATATGCGGTTCCAGGTCATCCGCTTGTTGCAGAAAAAACGGTCCAGCTCTTAATAGAAAAGGATAAAGAAGGAATTGTCTCGATTGAAATTGCTGGGGGTCAAAGCTTTCTAGACAGTATTTTTCAAGCATTGCGAATAGATCCAATTGAAGGGTTTCAACTCTTAGACGGAACAGCTCTTGACCGCTCAAGCATCCAGCTTAGAAATCATTTGATTATTGGCCAAGTCTATGATGCTTTTTCTGCATCTGAAGTGAAATTAACGCTAATGGATGTACTGCCATATGATTATCCAATTAAGATTGTCACTGCAGCTGGAAGTATTTTAGAAAAAATAAAAGAAATTGAGCTACATGAATTAGATAGAGAGATCGATTTAAATAATTTAACAAGTATATATGTGCCACCTGTTCAAGAGGAAAAGTTGCTTTATAAAGAATTTTCCCAGCTTAGAC
Proteins encoded:
- the spoVT gene encoding stage V sporulation protein T; this translates as MKATGIVRRIDDLGRVVIPKEIRRTLRIREGDPLEIFVDRDGEVILKKYSPISELSDFAKEYAEALYDSLGNAVLICDRDSYIAVSGGSKKDYLNKNISSVVEKAMEDRSSILMNQQDQVALVDGNTETISAYTIGPIIANGDPIGAVVIFAKEDSLGDVEKKAVETAAGFLARQMES
- a CDS encoding GntR family transcriptional regulator — protein: MMMYIQINPELEMPIYEQLTMQIMIGIIRKELQDGDMLPSVRSLAADLGVNMHTVNKSYHQLEKKGLIQIIPKSGAVIRTISRRVTAEEQNRVSDSLKPAIVEAIVLGMKEEEITRLMKSIIQKMKEA
- a CDS encoding DUF1648 domain-containing protein, with the translated sequence MEAIIFIIMLLITVLFEAAIPFLIRKTVVFGVSVPSTQIKHPQISTYKKRYSLFVIIPSILSIVAYCIWQAANNIQADQVAIIGTSLLFGMLFWSLSLYFYFHGKMLWLKRDNKWEEQLKEVNVTELGVRQKDEMLPWYVFIIPMIITVGFLLFTITQYHILPAEIPVHWGPDGKPDRFTTKTPLSAVTLLLVLLTMQIMFLGINIATKKSGIKMIANNKQASKHRQLKYRKYSSWFSFLTSIAVTVLFILLQLTTLYNNIFSDYLLFLIPILITVLILIGTILFTIKVERLNRGLDGKEHPTQEISSFDTDSYWKGGLFYFNKNDPSIFVEKRFGIGWTLNFANPIGYVIIFLPLLIILLLSFM
- a CDS encoding putative polysaccharide biosynthesis protein; the encoded protein is MKTSQSNVWFKGAFILMIAALITKVLSAVYRIPFQNIVGDTGFYIYQQVYPFYGVIIALSTYGFPVVLSKLYMEMKVEGNQSGINRLVSSSFFLFVPIGVVAFLVLFLNAGRLASLMGDPYLASLLKVISFAFLFSPFIAILRGVFQGEGNMIPTAVSQVSEQLMRVGIILFVAVFFSYQGYSLYAIGSGAMFGSVIGGLLSLIVLIHFYRKSSLSFSLFRFSLLFEKENRVLCKRIIYEGITISISSMLLVLLQLADSLNLYSLLIETGMADESAKVMKGVYDRGQPLIQIGSIISTSMALTIVPLITKDRQKTSKKDLMGNIHFSLLVSYFIGLGATIGLIGIINETNSMLFKNDAGSDVLTILFFVIFLNAIIATVMAILQGLGHSLYPAILIILGFVGKYVLNIVLVSSYGIYGAAYASLIVLFMILLLMMVKLRRIAKEPLMDIKQILIISGASLVMFFVLKGYIPFSSLLLKYIEHERIKSAIQALSGVIIGGIIYVVIVLRGNVFKEKELSLLPLGSKLKWFLPKKRKGTK